The sequence below is a genomic window from Candidatus Methanoplasma termitum.
GTGCTTCTGAACCTCTGGATCGGTGAATGCATTGAATACTTGTTCGGCTTTTTCTTTGGCCTTCTCCTTCTTCTCTTTGGCGAAGTCCTCTGCTTTCTCACATTCTTTGTCGAAGGTCTCTTTGAAGGAACTCTTCCCCTCTTTGAAGAGTTTCTCCATCATTTCCTTCTCTTCGCTGAAGAGCCTCTCCAGCATCTCTTTGTTCTCTTTGAGGAACTTTTCCAGCTCCGGGTCAATGTATTTTTTGTCTTCCTCGCTCATGCGGATACCTCCTTTTCTTTATTCTCTCTAATACCGAAGGGCGGTCATATCTCTTAAACAGTTTGCTTGCTCAGCCGTGTCCCTCCTTGGGTTCTGACAATTGAAGGAAGAACACCTTCTTCTGAGCCTCTATCTCCGCACGCAGTTCTTCTTCGGAAGGGAGATATGTCATGTATTTAGTTGCGAAGAGCTGTTCGTTCCCGTTCAGCATGGAATAGTGCGCGACGTCTGAATCGGTTTCGCTGCACATTATTATTCCCAACGTCGGATTCTGTTCGCTCGTTTTTCTGAATTCGTCGTACAAGCGCACGTACATATCCATTTGACCGATATCGCGAGGTGTGACCTTTGACGTTTTCAGATCGACAAGAACATAACACCTCATGAATACATTATAGAAGACCAGATCGATGAAATATACTTGGTTTCCCGTCTGAATACGCTGCTGACGTGCGATGAAAGCGTAGCCTTTTCCTAACTCCAACAAGAATTTCTGCATATTCCCGATGATGCGGCTCTCAAGACGAGATTCGTTGATCTTGACGTTCCGATCCGAACCGAAGAATTCCATCAAAACCGGATTTTTTACGAAATCCAGCGCGTCTCTTTTGTACGGTTCGGTTATTTCTTTATTTTCCTGATCTGTTGGCGCCGGGTTCTGTGTACTCAGCAACCGGTAGTAATACTGTGATGATATGTTCCTCTTTAGTGATTCGACACTCCACGATTGTTCTGAAGCTTCCTTCAGATACCAATCTCTGGCCTTTTTGTCTTCTACTTGCACCAGAGTACGATAATGGGACCATGGCAAGAGTGGTAAAGATTGTCCACACGCTGAGTGGAAAATGTCTGGGTATATTTTATAGAACTGTGTGAAGTAATACAAATTGCTCTCTGAGTATCCTTTGCCGTATAGGTATGTCAGCTCTTTAGATAGCTTGTTGATTATGTCCTTTCCATAATCGGTCTTGCGATCGCCGTGCAATTCTTCCTCGGCGATGCGCTTACCTAATAACCAATTCCGTTGGACCAATGCTGTGTTCACGGCACGATATGCCGTACGCCGCGAGTCCTCGATTATCTGCTTTGCATCGTCCAAGATGTTGCTTGTTGAAACGGCCGAATTTTCTTTTTCTTTGCTTGTTTTTGTCATAGCTGAGTCTCCTTTTGCAAGCTTTTACAAAAATGGCGATGCCGCGTCGCCGCAGCATCCCTGTTCTTGACCGTTCTCTAAACGCCCCTTCGGGGCATTGTAACGGCTGGTTCGGAGACCCGTTTCACTTGTTGTTTTTCTTACGGCGCTGATAGTATATAAGTCCTCCAGGGGGGTGTCCGAAAGTACCGAAAGTACAAAAACATCAATGAGCCAGCGGTATTTTTTTACTTTTTCCTTCTGAATTTGACCACAAGCTCCGCGCCGTCGAACTCTGCGCCGAGCATCTCCGCATCTACCAGGGTCATTGGGAGAGCGATCGCTCTTTTTTGGGAGCCGGCCCGTATGATGATCGAGCTGTTGTTCCCTCTGAACAGCTCTATCTCCTTCTTTTCGACGAACGGCATCATTACATGCAGTTTGTCGATGTCGCCTTCGGCGGTGAAATGCATGGGGCTCGTGCTCGCATAGACCTCCGTGGGATCCGAATCCCCGAATATCATGTCGGCCATCGCATCAAGGCCCTCCGACCCTCTGAGTTCAGTCCGAAGTTGATAAGCGTACATTATCTTCAGAGGCTCGAAGGCCTCGTGTATCATCTTCATGTAGCCTTCCTGTTCCTCGAGCTTCTTTCTCATGAAACTGCCGTCGACGTCATCGGGCAGGACCTTGTTGACTATCAGACACTCAACGGTCTTGTTGTAAAGGCATAGGTAGGTGTAAGAACGCATTGTTTCATTGATCGGCATCCTCTCTGGGTTCAGAACAAGCCTTATCGTCGTGTTCTCGTGATCTTCCAGTATCTCCTTTACCCTTTCCATGTTGTTCTTGATGTCCTCGATGCTCTCCATGACCTCCTTCGAAGGGAGCGGTATATCGATCATTCTGCCGACGGTCATTCTCGCAATGGACACCATCCTCTTCAGCAGCCCGAAGATCTTGTCGATGTACCAGTTCGATACGTCCGGGAAGCTTAAGAGTCTGAGCGTCTCGCCGGTCGGCGCCGTGTCGATTATCACTACGTCGTACGAACCGCTGTCCTTGAATTGCAGAACGTAGAACAAAGCGGCGACCATCTCCATTCCCGGAAGTATCGCCATCTCCTCCGCGGAGATGTCCTCCACGCCCTGGGACAGCATGAACGCCGAGATGTAATCCCTTATGCTTGACCATTTGGTCCTCATCTCATGGATTATGTTCAATTCCAATGCGTCGAGGTTCTTCTCCACATTGACGATCTCCGAGGAAAGTTTAACATCAAGTGAATCTCCTAAAGAGTGTGCGGTGTCCACACTCATGATCATTGTGCGGTAGCCCATTTTCGCACTTCTGCGTGCGGTTGCGGCTGCGACGGAGGTCTTTCCCACCCCGCCTTTCCCGTTGTAGATTATTATCCTCATGTTCGTTCCTTTATCGTACTCACTCTTCGACCCTTACCAGACACCCTCTCTGGTCAAGAGTGATTATCTTCAGCGGTATGTTCTTGCCGGAATCGGCGATTGCATCGTGTGCGACCTTGTTGAGAGAACAGCAGGGTACCGTCATCTTTACAACGGTCAGACTTTTCGGATCGCTGTTCTTTATCACTTCCGTGAGCTTCTCTTTGAGGCCGGTCTCGAACTTGGGACAGCATATCGCCACCGCCCTCCCTTTGATCATTTCCTCGTGTATCTTTGAGTAGGCGAATGCGGAACAGTCCGCTGCGAGAAGGATGTCGGCCCCTCTGAATATCGGAGATGCGGCCGAGATCAGCTTCAGTTTTACCGGCCATTGCCTGAGCTCTCCGGAGCCGGGCCCGAAGACGTTGTTGGCAACGGTGTCGAATACAATTGATCGGTTAGATACACCGGGCGTCACTATCTTCGGCGTCTCGCAGCCGCACATCTCGATGAATGATATCGCACCTCTGGGACATGCGGGGAGACAGTGGCCGAGGCCGTCGCAGAAGTCTTCCCTGACCATCTTTGCCTTGCCGTTCACTATGGCAAGCG
It includes:
- a CDS encoding PDDEXK nuclease domain-containing protein; this translates as MTKTSKEKENSAVSTSNILDDAKQIIEDSRRTAYRAVNTALVQRNWLLGKRIAEEELHGDRKTDYGKDIINKLSKELTYLYGKGYSESNLYYFTQFYKIYPDIFHSACGQSLPLLPWSHYRTLVQVEDKKARDWYLKEASEQSWSVESLKRNISSQYYYRLLSTQNPAPTDQENKEITEPYKRDALDFVKNPVLMEFFGSDRNVKINESRLESRIIGNMQKFLLELGKGYAFIARQQRIQTGNQVYFIDLVFYNVFMRCYVLVDLKTSKVTPRDIGQMDMYVRLYDEFRKTSEQNPTLGIIMCSETDSDVAHYSMLNGNEQLFATKYMTYLPSEEELRAEIEAQKKVFFLQLSEPKEGHG
- a CDS encoding ArsA family ATPase; translation: MRIIIYNGKGGVGKTSVAAATARRSAKMGYRTMIMSVDTAHSLGDSLDVKLSSEIVNVEKNLDALELNIIHEMRTKWSSIRDYISAFMLSQGVEDISAEEMAILPGMEMVAALFYVLQFKDSGSYDVVIIDTAPTGETLRLLSFPDVSNWYIDKIFGLLKRMVSIARMTVGRMIDIPLPSKEVMESIEDIKNNMERVKEILEDHENTTIRLVLNPERMPINETMRSYTYLCLYNKTVECLIVNKVLPDDVDGSFMRKKLEEQEGYMKMIHEAFEPLKIMYAYQLRTELRGSEGLDAMADMIFGDSDPTEVYASTSPMHFTAEGDIDKLHVMMPFVEKKEIELFRGNNSSIIIRAGSQKRAIALPMTLVDAEMLGAEFDGAELVVKFRRKK
- a CDS encoding ATP-binding protein, coding for MLKGIVIDESKCDGCGLCVEACHEGALAIVNGKAKMVREDFCDGLGHCLPACPRGAISFIEMCGCETPKIVTPGVSNRSIVFDTVANNVFGPGSGELRQWPVKLKLISAASPIFRGADILLAADCSAFAYSKIHEEMIKGRAVAICCPKFETGLKEKLTEVIKNSDPKSLTVVKMTVPCCSLNKVAHDAIADSGKNIPLKIITLDQRGCLVRVEE